In Brevibacillus brevis, a genomic segment contains:
- a CDS encoding tRNA (adenine(22)-N(1))-methyltransferase TrmK: MTFVTISKRLETIAHYCPQGARVADIGSDHALLASYLLLQGIASSVIAGELNEGPYQAALRQIHTLQIRDRASVRKGDGLAVLSPGEVDVVCIAGMGGQLIASILEAGIDKLEGVQRLVLQPNVGEEVVRRWMLQHGWQLIAETILEEDGILYEILVAERGNATLPYENKDRSREELLKIGPFLWEQKQPPLLKKWQQEREKWEKVLVQLSRSDKPEAAERVGQIKSEVEWIEGVIACLRTDRP; this comes from the coding sequence ATGACATTTGTGACCATTTCCAAACGCCTGGAAACCATTGCTCACTATTGCCCCCAGGGAGCCCGCGTCGCCGACATCGGGTCGGACCACGCGCTGTTGGCTTCTTATTTGCTTTTGCAAGGGATCGCATCGAGCGTCATCGCAGGCGAACTGAACGAAGGACCGTATCAGGCGGCCCTCAGGCAAATACATACGCTGCAAATTCGTGACCGTGCATCGGTTCGAAAAGGAGACGGTCTGGCTGTTCTGAGCCCCGGCGAAGTGGACGTTGTCTGCATCGCAGGGATGGGAGGACAGCTCATCGCTTCGATTCTCGAAGCGGGGATCGACAAGCTGGAAGGTGTACAAAGGCTCGTACTTCAGCCGAATGTAGGCGAAGAGGTCGTCCGCCGCTGGATGCTTCAGCACGGCTGGCAGCTCATCGCAGAGACGATTCTCGAAGAAGACGGGATCCTATATGAAATCTTGGTCGCAGAGCGCGGCAATGCTACCTTGCCCTATGAAAACAAGGACCGCTCAAGGGAAGAGCTGCTGAAAATCGGACCGTTCCTCTGGGAGCAAAAGCAGCCGCCTCTCCTGAAAAAATGGCAGCAGGAGCGGGAAAAGTGGGAAAAGGTGCTGGTGCAGCTGAGCCGTTCGGACAAGCCGGAAGCGGCTGAGCGGGTCGGGCAGATCAAGTCGGAAGTAGAATGGATTGAAGGAGTGATTGCATGTTTGCGCACGGACAGACCGTAA
- a CDS encoding Nif3-like dinuclear metal center hexameric protein — MFAHGQTVIGHVERLAPKSLAMEGDKIGLHVGTLQKQVKKVMVALDVLESVVDEAIAEGVDLIVAHHAVIYRPLKNIRTDLAAGRVYEKLIKHDIAVYTAHTNLDVAVGGMNDWLAEAIGLTKVEVLDVLHREAWKKLAVFVPATHRDAVFQAISEAGAGWVGNYSHCSFQTEGTGTFMPREGSDPFIGAVGKLEKVEEVKLEMVVPASRQSAVVKAMLSAHPYEEVAYDIIPLDQAGEGYGIGRIGHLPEPMTLRAFAELVKQRFSLQGLRVVGDLDAQVKKVAVVGGDGSSFVSKAIFKGADVFLTGDIGYHTAHDAQADGLSIIDAGHNIEKIMKQKLADYLAEQLKQSGYRTEVIASAVHTDPFQFV, encoded by the coding sequence ATGTTTGCGCACGGACAGACCGTAATTGGACACGTGGAGAGGCTCGCACCCAAGTCGTTGGCGATGGAGGGCGACAAGATCGGGCTTCATGTCGGCACGCTGCAAAAACAGGTAAAAAAAGTGATGGTGGCGCTTGACGTGCTGGAATCGGTCGTCGATGAGGCGATCGCCGAGGGAGTGGATTTGATCGTTGCTCATCACGCGGTCATTTACCGTCCGCTGAAAAACATCCGCACGGACCTGGCTGCAGGACGCGTCTACGAAAAGCTGATCAAGCACGACATCGCGGTATACACCGCCCATACCAATCTGGACGTGGCCGTCGGTGGAATGAACGATTGGCTGGCGGAAGCGATCGGGCTGACCAAAGTCGAGGTCTTGGATGTCCTCCACCGTGAAGCGTGGAAGAAGCTGGCTGTCTTTGTGCCGGCAACCCATCGTGACGCCGTGTTCCAGGCGATTTCGGAAGCAGGCGCGGGCTGGGTAGGCAATTACAGCCACTGCTCGTTCCAGACGGAAGGGACCGGGACCTTCATGCCGAGGGAAGGCAGCGATCCGTTCATCGGTGCTGTAGGAAAGCTCGAAAAAGTGGAAGAAGTGAAACTCGAGATGGTCGTGCCGGCCTCCAGGCAATCGGCAGTCGTCAAAGCGATGCTTTCCGCTCACCCTTACGAAGAAGTGGCTTACGACATCATCCCGCTGGACCAGGCAGGAGAAGGATACGGCATCGGACGGATCGGCCACTTGCCGGAGCCGATGACGCTGCGTGCGTTCGCGGAGCTGGTAAAGCAGCGCTTTTCTCTGCAGGGTTTGCGAGTGGTCGGCGATCTGGACGCACAGGTGAAAAAAGTGGCAGTCGTAGGCGGAGATGGCAGCTCCTTTGTATCGAAGGCGATTTTTAAAGGGGCGGATGTGTTTTTGACCGGCGACATCGGGTACCACACTGCTCACGATGCCCAAGCGGATGGCCTTTCCATCATCGATGCGGGACACAATATCGAAAAGATCATGAAGCAGAAGCTGGCCGACTACCTGGCCGAACAGCTGAAGCAAAGCGGCTACCGGACGGAGGTCATCGCCTCCGCCGTGCACACGGATCCGTTCCAATTTGTGTAG
- a CDS encoding S-layer homology domain-containing protein, producing MQKLIRTFSGFVLAAALMTPGFASAAGGFMPYGDISNHWAKASIIRGVQAGLFAAGSKAPLFYPNRAMTRAEFVALIDRLYNGSQYQLYPLTFLSEHAEWSRGEGFDEPYLPYKDVDRLTWMYNPILRVSYLMDRLYGPDAISQVFPGDHMYPNQPITQEEAAKLMQIFTMNGDSQTAFDEAKSWGWIDGERKDALKRGEAAAAADHLMTYLVQDSILPLLDYDGSKFPMVPEIRELYPLFATYEGQKTSDEQAYVDAVEAIRNHEDTEDTFADLRQLEKRSFSNQVGVHFYLSWDPSTPLTDNLDEAFRAIDAYFQDKVILPETLQLLSANVYDLALQMGAVDPRAYGDVRKRLGSYESKLKQDTKEWESLAIYLGALEIKAGQTDEALSRYGLFASKHPEALLNSAYYLVQEGRLEEAKTLVSQQKPKTSDHRMVQLVKLLDQDLKSLEEQASIATDLSFALRRLDTADSYRVKGEAFLSGYSFKYTQDVDALHKTSHTSGLYQSPQKLVSDKLETYTDGNQMIQYTYDTDKQSWSQQKTGKVDFLHEWVDSLSIKERQNLLHARYFKQSFGPYDIITEWIPGTSLEEKGKAQSLGRGKIKNVPLYMNKYYIDRQSHQLVQHVWRYEEVYESKEYVAYSGTDTYDLSANVKVFIPGEVRKEVTP from the coding sequence GTGCAAAAACTCATTCGAACGTTTTCCGGTTTCGTTCTTGCCGCTGCTTTGATGACCCCCGGCTTCGCCTCTGCGGCTGGGGGCTTTATGCCGTACGGAGACATCAGCAACCATTGGGCGAAGGCGTCCATTATTCGCGGCGTACAGGCGGGACTATTTGCGGCAGGGAGCAAGGCGCCACTGTTTTATCCGAATCGCGCGATGACGCGTGCCGAATTCGTAGCCCTCATCGATCGGCTGTACAATGGAAGCCAATATCAGCTGTATCCGCTCACGTTTTTGTCCGAGCATGCGGAATGGTCCAGGGGTGAGGGCTTTGATGAACCGTATTTGCCGTACAAGGATGTCGATCGCCTGACGTGGATGTACAATCCGATCTTGCGGGTCTCCTACCTGATGGATCGGCTTTACGGTCCTGACGCAATTTCGCAAGTTTTCCCGGGCGACCACATGTATCCGAACCAGCCGATTACGCAGGAGGAAGCGGCCAAGCTGATGCAAATTTTCACCATGAACGGGGATAGCCAAACCGCATTTGACGAGGCCAAGAGCTGGGGCTGGATCGACGGAGAGCGTAAGGATGCGCTCAAGCGGGGAGAAGCCGCCGCAGCCGCCGATCATCTGATGACATATCTCGTTCAGGATTCGATCTTGCCGCTCCTCGATTACGACGGTTCGAAGTTTCCGATGGTTCCGGAGATTCGGGAACTGTACCCGCTGTTTGCCACGTACGAGGGGCAAAAGACATCCGACGAGCAAGCGTATGTCGATGCAGTGGAAGCGATACGCAACCACGAGGATACGGAGGATACGTTTGCCGATCTGCGACAGCTTGAAAAACGGTCGTTCTCCAATCAAGTCGGGGTGCATTTCTATTTGAGCTGGGATCCGTCTACCCCGTTGACAGACAATTTGGATGAGGCATTTCGCGCGATCGACGCCTACTTTCAGGACAAGGTCATCCTTCCAGAAACGCTGCAGCTTTTGAGCGCCAATGTGTACGATCTCGCCTTGCAAATGGGCGCGGTGGACCCTCGCGCTTACGGCGACGTGCGAAAGCGGCTGGGCAGCTACGAATCGAAGCTGAAGCAGGATACGAAAGAGTGGGAGTCGCTCGCGATTTACTTGGGAGCGCTGGAGATAAAAGCGGGTCAAACAGACGAGGCGCTGAGCCGTTACGGCCTGTTCGCATCGAAACACCCGGAAGCACTGTTGAATTCGGCTTACTACCTGGTTCAGGAAGGGCGACTGGAAGAGGCGAAGACCCTCGTTTCGCAGCAAAAGCCGAAGACGTCGGACCACAGAATGGTGCAATTGGTCAAGCTGCTCGATCAGGATTTGAAATCGCTGGAGGAGCAGGCTTCCATTGCGACCGATTTGTCCTTTGCCTTGCGCAGGCTGGATACAGCCGATTCGTATCGGGTAAAAGGAGAAGCGTTTTTAAGCGGGTATTCATTCAAATATACGCAGGATGTAGACGCCTTGCACAAAACCAGTCACACGTCCGGTCTGTACCAATCGCCGCAAAAACTGGTATCCGACAAACTGGAGACCTACACGGACGGCAATCAAATGATCCAATATACGTACGACACGGACAAGCAGTCGTGGAGCCAGCAAAAGACGGGCAAGGTCGATTTTCTGCACGAGTGGGTCGATTCCCTGAGCATCAAGGAACGCCAGAATCTGCTGCACGCTCGCTATTTCAAACAGTCTTTCGGTCCGTATGACATCATTACGGAGTGGATCCCGGGGACCTCCCTTGAGGAGAAAGGGAAGGCTCAGTCTCTCGGCAGAGGGAAGATTAAGAACGTTCCGCTCTATATGAATAAATACTACATCGACCGCCAAAGCCATCAGCTGGTTCAGCATGTGTGGCGGTACGAGGAAGTTTATGAGAGCAAGGAGTACGTCGCCTACTCGGGCACGGATACGTACGATTTGTCAGCCAATGTGAAGGTATTCATTCCAGGAGAGGTTCGGAAAGAGGTGACCCCATGA
- a CDS encoding S41 family peptidase, which yields MRRLGQWVLAAILFSAAIPAQAAQRPYLETEEVFTYVMESHLSKPAAKQLVQGALEAIREQGEKKQLKLEVSPEDDTLSELEQRMEEWQSKGKWDTAAVNTWAIDGMLSTLDDPHSIFFTSDELRLFQSDVENQFVGFGFRMRMQNDELILREIVPGSPAAASALKRGDQLLKVGDVSLVGKNFEEAYAYLKGEEGSEAVLTVYRPSEKRTFTVKLKRALMSLPEAEGQMFTQGSIGYISLETFGSDGALQIRDKLAEFARSGKPLTGLVLDLRDNGGGYLSTARDIASLFMEEGLLMYTTNRNGVEVETWVRNGRDIGIPVRILVNGGTASASELLSGALRDHGIAKLVGTKTYGKGSAQQVIPLSGGDALKLTLNEYFTPKHTVVNHVGLEPDMLVEDYGAQVVEALRSLAVRSWVLSDENGDTVINGVPFPTVDPLFKQGNGQLQVKAAVLKHLLGDDQIGEKDYVELAPYLKSHPTLKLQSKNGVHTLSYTAP from the coding sequence ATGAGAAGACTCGGACAATGGGTGCTGGCTGCGATCCTGTTTTCAGCAGCCATTCCCGCCCAAGCAGCGCAGCGGCCTTACTTAGAGACAGAAGAAGTGTTTACATACGTCATGGAAAGCCATTTGAGCAAGCCGGCCGCCAAGCAGCTTGTCCAGGGTGCGCTGGAAGCGATCCGCGAGCAGGGGGAAAAGAAGCAGTTGAAACTGGAAGTCTCTCCTGAAGACGACACGCTAAGTGAATTGGAGCAGCGCATGGAGGAGTGGCAAAGCAAAGGGAAGTGGGATACTGCCGCTGTCAATACGTGGGCGATCGACGGCATGCTGTCCACGCTGGATGATCCTCACAGCATCTTCTTTACATCGGACGAGCTGCGCCTGTTCCAGTCCGACGTAGAAAACCAGTTCGTAGGATTCGGCTTCCGGATGCGCATGCAAAATGACGAGCTGATTTTGCGGGAGATCGTTCCGGGCTCGCCTGCGGCTGCGTCTGCATTGAAGCGGGGGGATCAGCTGCTGAAGGTAGGGGACGTCTCGCTCGTGGGCAAAAACTTCGAGGAAGCGTACGCGTATTTAAAAGGGGAAGAGGGCAGTGAAGCGGTGCTTACGGTCTACCGGCCATCGGAAAAGCGCACGTTCACGGTCAAGCTGAAGCGCGCGCTGATGTCCTTGCCGGAAGCCGAAGGGCAGATGTTTACCCAGGGATCGATCGGTTACATCAGCTTGGAGACATTCGGCTCAGACGGGGCCCTTCAGATCCGGGACAAGCTCGCAGAATTCGCACGGTCCGGAAAGCCTTTGACCGGACTGGTTCTCGACTTACGCGACAACGGCGGCGGCTATTTGTCGACCGCCCGCGATATCGCCAGCCTCTTTATGGAAGAGGGCCTCTTGATGTACACGACGAACCGCAACGGCGTGGAAGTGGAGACATGGGTCCGGAACGGCCGTGACATCGGGATCCCCGTACGAATTCTGGTCAATGGTGGTACGGCTTCCGCATCCGAGCTCCTGTCCGGTGCGCTGCGCGATCACGGTATCGCCAAGCTGGTCGGGACCAAAACGTACGGCAAAGGCAGCGCCCAGCAGGTCATTCCACTCTCGGGTGGGGATGCCTTGAAGCTGACGCTCAACGAATATTTCACACCGAAGCACACGGTCGTCAATCATGTGGGACTGGAGCCGGACATGCTGGTCGAGGATTATGGTGCGCAAGTCGTCGAAGCGCTGCGTTCCCTTGCCGTCCGTTCATGGGTCCTGAGCGATGAAAACGGAGATACGGTGATCAACGGGGTTCCGTTCCCGACCGTCGATCCGCTTTTCAAGCAAGGAAATGGCCAGCTGCAAGTAAAAGCAGCTGTTCTTAAACACTTACTGGGGGACGATCAGATCGGGGAGAAAGACTATGTGGAGCTGGCACCCTACCTGAAAAGCCACCCCACTCTCAAGCTTCAAAGCAAAAACGGGGTTCACACCCTTTCCTATACCGCTCCGTAA
- a CDS encoding alkaline phosphatase family protein, which translates to MKKVILFLIDSMMPDVLERCIGAKQAPAMQFLLERGQYIPDCVTVFPTMTASVDCSLITGVYPDRHKVPGLVWCDPEKKEMYNYINGAIPIRKIGLAHCAGNVLFDLNERHMSKEVRTIHEVLEENKRVSGSINVIAHRGHKQHKVHLPPLLDAITSFRLREKVSGPTIMSLGTLVRPDIFRPITWNMAQTIAEGYGINDTYAIDVLIEVIRSGKQPDFTLVYLPENDHKLHKNPLDSVQHLAEVDRQLVRFLDSFDSWEQMLERNVCMLISDHGQTMIGESDDHNIPLERLLASFSIHPLTAQISEGKDVVICNNERMSYLYPMNPDKLFPIIEAVSVDPRIDLVAWKENDQVLVRQGGATETLRFWRDGPFRDRYGVRWGFEGDLSVLDVRSEGNVLVFDTYPDAFSRLYGALFAQPSQVVAVTAAVGYEFLSESAPTHLGGGSHGSLHKQDSLIPLLVSGASRQFPTPARLVDVKDFILQELGVSQL; encoded by the coding sequence ATGAAAAAGGTGATTCTTTTCCTGATCGACTCGATGATGCCGGATGTCCTGGAGCGGTGCATAGGTGCAAAACAAGCACCTGCCATGCAGTTTTTGCTGGAGCGCGGCCAGTATATCCCGGATTGCGTGACGGTTTTTCCCACGATGACCGCTTCCGTGGACTGTTCATTGATCACGGGTGTCTATCCGGATCGACATAAGGTCCCTGGGCTGGTCTGGTGCGATCCTGAAAAGAAAGAGATGTACAACTACATAAACGGCGCCATTCCCATCCGAAAGATCGGGCTTGCGCATTGCGCGGGCAACGTCCTGTTTGATTTGAACGAGCGTCATATGAGCAAGGAAGTGCGAACCATTCACGAGGTTCTCGAGGAAAACAAGCGGGTTTCCGGCTCGATCAACGTGATCGCTCATCGAGGTCACAAGCAGCACAAAGTGCACCTGCCGCCGCTTCTGGACGCCATCACGTCGTTTCGTTTGCGGGAAAAAGTAAGCGGGCCTACGATCATGAGCCTGGGTACGCTGGTTCGTCCCGATATTTTCCGTCCGATTACGTGGAACATGGCGCAGACAATAGCGGAGGGGTATGGCATTAATGACACCTACGCGATCGATGTCCTGATCGAGGTGATCCGCAGCGGGAAACAGCCTGATTTTACTCTCGTCTACTTGCCGGAAAACGACCATAAGCTGCACAAAAACCCGCTCGATTCCGTTCAGCATTTGGCTGAGGTGGACAGACAGCTGGTGCGTTTTCTCGATAGTTTTGACTCCTGGGAGCAGATGCTCGAACGCAATGTTTGCATGCTGATCAGTGATCACGGGCAGACGATGATCGGGGAAAGCGACGACCACAACATCCCGCTCGAACGCTTGCTGGCATCGTTTTCGATTCATCCGCTGACTGCTCAAATCAGCGAGGGCAAGGATGTGGTCATTTGCAACAACGAGCGCATGTCCTACCTGTACCCGATGAATCCCGACAAGCTCTTCCCGATCATTGAAGCCGTCAGTGTCGATCCGCGAATCGACCTTGTCGCGTGGAAAGAGAATGACCAAGTCCTGGTTCGTCAAGGAGGGGCAACGGAGACGCTGCGGTTTTGGCGGGACGGGCCATTTCGTGATCGATACGGTGTGAGGTGGGGGTTCGAAGGAGACCTTTCCGTTCTAGACGTCCGAAGCGAAGGGAACGTTTTGGTATTCGATACGTACCCGGATGCGTTTTCACGTTTGTACGGGGCTCTGTTCGCCCAACCTTCTCAGGTAGTAGCGGTTACAGCTGCGGTAGGGTACGAATTTTTATCGGAATCAGCTCCGACCCATTTGGGAGGGGGGAGTCACGGTTCCTTGCATAAACAGGATTCGCTGATCCCGCTCCTCGTGTCAGGGGCATCCCGACAGTTTCCCACCCCCGCCAGGCTGGTCGACGTGAAAGACTTTATTCTGCAGGAATTGGGCGTCTCACAGCTCTAG
- a CDS encoding endonuclease/exonuclease/phosphatase family protein, with the protein MLRAVSYNIHSGRDLFWRKRLDQMVNVLHEIEPDVIGLQEVHQNPKFGYQAAYIASRLNYEYVFAPSIELAGGHYGNAFLTKLPLAEVQVIPLPSKREGRSLLKATVIWSGREVSIWNTHCSLNKASRHLQIQQLLSWANQQPDIPRLIMGDFNSANASFSPSYADCAMIHGKANLPTIPAFRRRLDYIFASRHWSVCNYDLYPIAWSDHLPVIVDLEL; encoded by the coding sequence ATGCTGCGAGCAGTCAGTTATAACATTCATAGCGGCCGTGATTTGTTCTGGCGTAAACGGCTGGACCAAATGGTCAATGTCTTGCACGAAATCGAACCAGATGTCATCGGGCTTCAAGAAGTTCATCAAAACCCAAAATTCGGCTACCAAGCGGCATACATCGCCAGTCGACTCAACTATGAATACGTGTTCGCCCCTTCGATCGAACTGGCAGGTGGTCACTACGGCAATGCCTTCTTAACCAAGCTGCCGCTGGCAGAGGTACAGGTCATACCGCTGCCATCCAAACGGGAAGGCCGATCCTTGCTGAAGGCTACCGTCATCTGGTCTGGCCGGGAAGTTTCCATCTGGAACACTCACTGCAGCCTGAACAAGGCGAGCCGCCACTTGCAAATCCAGCAGTTGCTTTCCTGGGCGAACCAGCAGCCGGACATCCCCCGTCTCATCATGGGCGATTTCAATTCAGCCAACGCTTCCTTTTCCCCTTCGTACGCCGACTGCGCTATGATCCATGGAAAAGCAAACCTGCCAACGATTCCGGCCTTTCGCCGTCGCCTCGATTACATATTCGCCTCTCGTCATTGGAGTGTATGCAACTATGACCTCTACCCGATCGCATGGTCTGATCACCTGCCCGTCATCGTAGACCTAGAGCTGTGA
- a CDS encoding glycosyltransferase family 2 protein has product MSVFREIIEGLFIGFSSTVGVISTYQTLISCAGLFRKKEQVTHEPEKTFAVLIAAHNESAVIAPLIENLKQLDYPREKYDIFVICDNCTDNTAEISRAHGAYACERFDTSKRGKGYGIEWMLENLWARPQQYDAVVMFDADNLVEKNFLRVMNDRLCKGARVIQGYLDSKNPFDSWITLSYAVTYWFTNRMWQLARHNLGLPNTLGGTGLCIESNLLKEMGWGATSLTEDLEFATRCIERGIYPTWAHDTKVWDEKPIDLKASMRQRLRWMQGHYDVAGRYIGSVLKNGITKGRLGMLDAAFYLFQPMYVLIVTFMSLLFLGRFFEIDMLMPAATILPSWLVYTSTAVFYMLPFLALYLEKVPLKGYLGILLLPFFFLTWLPIMFYAFFTKKNQVWSHTSHSRAIRIEEIQQ; this is encoded by the coding sequence ATGAGTGTATTTAGAGAGATCATTGAGGGATTATTCATCGGATTTAGTTCAACGGTAGGTGTCATCAGCACATACCAAACTCTGATCTCATGCGCCGGTTTGTTTCGGAAAAAAGAGCAAGTCACGCATGAACCAGAGAAAACATTTGCGGTGCTCATCGCCGCGCACAACGAGAGTGCTGTTATCGCACCCTTGATTGAAAACCTGAAGCAGCTCGATTACCCCCGCGAGAAGTACGACATCTTTGTCATTTGCGACAACTGTACGGACAACACCGCGGAAATCAGCCGTGCTCACGGAGCATACGCCTGTGAACGTTTTGATACGTCCAAGCGCGGAAAAGGCTACGGGATCGAGTGGATGCTGGAAAACCTTTGGGCTAGACCTCAGCAGTACGATGCAGTCGTGATGTTTGACGCGGACAATCTGGTAGAAAAGAACTTCCTGCGTGTCATGAATGACCGTCTTTGCAAAGGTGCTCGTGTGATTCAAGGCTACTTGGATTCCAAAAACCCGTTTGACTCCTGGATTACGCTGTCCTATGCCGTTACATACTGGTTCACTAACCGGATGTGGCAACTTGCAAGGCACAATCTGGGGCTGCCGAATACCCTTGGAGGGACCGGGCTGTGTATCGAGAGCAACCTGCTGAAAGAAATGGGCTGGGGAGCGACCAGCCTGACAGAGGATCTGGAGTTTGCGACCCGCTGCATTGAGCGGGGCATTTACCCGACATGGGCGCACGACACCAAAGTATGGGATGAAAAACCAATTGACCTGAAGGCCTCCATGCGTCAACGTCTGCGCTGGATGCAGGGACACTACGATGTCGCCGGCCGCTACATCGGTTCCGTATTGAAAAACGGGATTACAAAAGGACGATTGGGAATGCTGGACGCGGCTTTCTACTTGTTCCAGCCGATGTACGTGCTGATCGTGACCTTTATGTCCCTCTTGTTCTTAGGCCGTTTCTTCGAAATTGACATGCTGATGCCGGCCGCGACCATTTTGCCAAGCTGGTTGGTATACACTTCGACCGCCGTATTTTATATGCTGCCGTTTCTGGCGCTCTATCTGGAAAAAGTACCGCTCAAAGGGTATTTGGGTATATTATTGCTCCCGTTCTTTTTCCTGACCTGGCTGCCGATTATGTTCTACGCGTTTTTCACCAAGAAAAACCAAGTGTGGAGTCATACGTCTCACAGCCGGGCGATCCGTATCGAGGAGATCCAGCAATAA
- a CDS encoding TIGR01212 family radical SAM protein (This family includes YhcC from E. coli K-12, an uncharacterized radical SAM protein.): MKLAPHACNSEAPQLWGDKRYHTWNYHLRNTFHEKIFKVPLDGGFSCPNRDGKVATGGCTFCSARGSGDFAGDRRMDLERQFHVVKNRMHEKWPNAKYLGFFQAYTNTYAPVEELRDMYEVILKQDGVVGLSIATRPDCLPDDVVEYLAELNERTYLWVELGLQTIHEHTAQLINRAHDYECYLQAVEKLRKHNIRICSHIIYGLPGETHEEMMQTADAVAHLDVQGIKIHLLHLLRKTPMVKQYEAGLLEFLSQEEYTKLVVDTLEILPPEMIVHRITGDGPPDLLIGPMWSRKKWEVLNGIDAELKNRNTWQGKFYVPAQN; this comes from the coding sequence ATGAAGCTTGCACCACATGCATGCAACAGCGAAGCTCCGCAATTGTGGGGCGACAAACGATACCATACATGGAATTACCACTTGCGCAACACCTTTCACGAAAAGATCTTCAAGGTTCCCCTGGATGGCGGCTTCAGCTGCCCCAATCGCGATGGAAAAGTGGCGACAGGAGGGTGCACGTTTTGCAGCGCTCGGGGATCCGGTGACTTTGCCGGAGACCGCCGGATGGATCTCGAACGCCAATTTCACGTCGTCAAGAACCGCATGCACGAGAAGTGGCCAAACGCCAAGTACCTCGGATTCTTCCAGGCGTATACAAACACGTACGCACCAGTAGAAGAGCTCCGGGACATGTACGAAGTGATTCTCAAGCAGGACGGCGTGGTAGGGCTCTCGATTGCGACCCGCCCCGACTGTTTGCCCGATGACGTCGTAGAATATTTGGCAGAGTTGAACGAACGCACGTATCTGTGGGTCGAGCTCGGCCTGCAAACCATTCACGAACACACCGCCCAATTGATTAACAGGGCTCATGATTACGAGTGCTATTTGCAGGCAGTCGAAAAGCTGCGCAAGCACAACATCCGCATTTGCTCGCACATTATTTACGGACTGCCGGGAGAAACCCATGAAGAGATGATGCAGACAGCCGACGCGGTGGCTCATCTCGATGTACAGGGAATCAAAATCCACCTGCTCCATTTGCTGCGAAAGACGCCAATGGTCAAACAGTACGAGGCGGGTCTGCTGGAGTTCCTGTCACAGGAAGAGTACACGAAGCTGGTCGTCGATACATTGGAAATCCTGCCTCCGGAAATGATCGTTCACCGCATCACTGGGGACGGCCCACCGGATTTGTTGATCGGTCCGATGTGGAGCCGCAAAAAGTGGGAAGTACTCAACGGAATCGACGCGGAGTTGAAAAACCGGAATACGTGGCAGGGCAAGTTTTATGTCCCTGCACAGAACTAG
- a CDS encoding glycerophosphodiester phosphodiesterase produces MAPLIYAHRGASGLFPENTMESFYAAVRRRADGIELDVQLSRDNKLVVIHDHTLDRTTTGSGPVRRYTLQELRQVRADRSSSSRYPKAKIPTLREVFQAFSVTPLRFIIELKNFLSDQPNLEELVIEQIRRFQLTERTVISTFNFDSLLRVKELDPAQTTGLLYVGPLSRPWEVASRYSADQLHVPMDQLSADLVKSTKQHGLTVLGWTVNSSREIQTALDLGVDGIITNYPGRARKIWRARS; encoded by the coding sequence GTGGCCCCACTTATCTACGCTCATCGCGGTGCTTCCGGCCTTTTTCCGGAAAACACCATGGAGTCGTTTTACGCTGCCGTCCGTCGCCGTGCTGACGGCATCGAGCTGGACGTTCAGCTGAGCCGGGACAACAAGCTCGTCGTCATTCACGATCATACGCTGGATCGGACTACGACAGGCTCTGGCCCGGTTCGCCGCTATACGCTTCAAGAGCTGCGGCAGGTCCGGGCTGACCGCAGCTCCTCATCTCGCTATCCGAAAGCGAAGATTCCTACGCTCCGCGAAGTCTTTCAGGCTTTTTCCGTCACGCCTTTACGCTTTATCATTGAACTAAAAAACTTTTTGTCCGATCAGCCAAATCTCGAGGAGCTTGTCATTGAACAAATCCGGCGCTTCCAGCTGACGGAACGAACGGTCATCTCCACCTTCAACTTCGACAGTCTCCTGCGGGTCAAGGAACTGGACCCCGCCCAGACGACTGGTCTCCTGTATGTCGGCCCTCTTTCCCGTCCTTGGGAAGTGGCGAGCCGCTATAGTGCCGATCAACTCCACGTGCCAATGGATCAGCTTTCCGCCGATCTGGTGAAAAGCACGAAGCAGCACGGACTCACGGTTTTGGGGTGGACCGTCAACAGCTCCAGGGAGATTCAGACCGCACTTGATTTGGGCGTGGACGGAATCATTACGAATTACCCCGGACGGGCCAGAAAAATATGGCGGGCCCGATCGTAA